Proteins encoded in a region of the Pieris brassicae chromosome 3, ilPieBrab1.1, whole genome shotgun sequence genome:
- the LOC123706997 gene encoding 40S ribosomal protein S20: MAAAVVSGKDIEKPQAEISPVHRIRITLTSRNVRSLEKVCSDLINGAKKQKLRVKGPVRMPTKILRITTRKTPCGEGSKTWDRFQMRIHKRVIDLHSPSEIVKQITSINIEPGVEVEVTIADA; encoded by the exons ATG GCAGCCGCTGTCGTATCAGGCAAAGACATTGAGAAGCCCCAGGCTGAGATCTCTCCCGTGCATCGCATTAGGATTACCCTGACATCCCGTAATGTGCGCTCATTGGAAAAAGTCTGCTCTGACCTTATCAATGGAGCTAAGAAACAAAAACTGCGTGTCAAG GGTCCAGTCCGCATGCCAACCAAGATCCTCCGCATCACAACCCGTAAGACACCTTGTGGTGAAGGTTCTAAGACCTGGGACAGATTCCAGATGAGAATCCACAAGAGAGTGATTGACCTTCACTCACCCTCAGAGATTGTGAAGCAGATCACATCGATCAACATCGAGCCTGGTGTAGAAGTCGAAGTAACCATCGCCGATGCGTAG